A window of Jannaschia sp. M317 contains these coding sequences:
- a CDS encoding sulfite exporter TauE/SafE family protein: MPDLAALLPLLAFLLLIGAFAGVLAGLLGVGGGIVLVPAFYYVFQTLGYDGPHIMQVCVATSLATIVVTSLRSVRAHAAKGAVDFSILRAWGPGIAVGALIGVLVATRLRSETLTAIFAILALIVAAYMAFSKPHWRLADDMPRGAKPYLYSPAVGFLSVLMGIGGGSFGVPLMTLHGVVIHRAVATAAGFGLLIALPSVALFLILPAQGGLPPFTIGLVNGPAFLAVVAMTVLTAPLGAKLAHATDPGPLKRIFAGFLFLVALNMLRKVLF, translated from the coding sequence ATGCCGGACCTCGCCGCGCTTTTGCCCTTGCTGGCCTTTCTGTTGTTGATCGGGGCCTTTGCCGGTGTCTTGGCAGGCCTGTTGGGGGTTGGCGGTGGCATCGTATTGGTGCCTGCGTTCTATTATGTCTTTCAAACCCTTGGATATGACGGGCCGCACATCATGCAGGTTTGCGTGGCGACGTCGCTGGCGACGATCGTCGTCACCTCCTTGCGGTCTGTTCGCGCCCATGCCGCCAAGGGCGCGGTGGATTTCAGCATTCTCAGGGCGTGGGGGCCGGGCATTGCGGTGGGCGCCCTGATCGGTGTGCTGGTGGCAACGCGGCTTCGATCAGAAACGCTGACGGCGATCTTTGCGATCCTGGCGCTGATCGTGGCGGCCTACATGGCCTTTTCAAAGCCGCATTGGCGGTTGGCGGACGACATGCCGCGCGGGGCGAAGCCCTACCTCTATTCGCCGGCGGTCGGGTTTCTTTCGGTCCTGATGGGAATCGGCGGCGGCAGCTTTGGCGTGCCCCTGATGACGCTGCACGGCGTCGTCATTCACCGCGCCGTGGCAACCGCTGCGGGTTTTGGGCTGCTGATCGCGCTGCCGTCGGTTGCGTTGTTCCTGATCTTGCCCGCGCAGGGTGGTCTGCCACCTTTTACGATCGGCTTGGTGAACGGCCCAGCGTTTCTGGCCGTGGTCGCGATGACTGTCCTGACGGCCCCTTTGGGCGCAAAACTGGCCCATGCGACGGATCCCGGCCCGCTCAAGCGGATCTTTGCGGGGTTCTTGTTCCTGGTCGCGCTGAACATGCTCCGCAAGGTGCTGTTCTAG
- the ruvX gene encoding Holliday junction resolvase RuvX yields the protein MIHDDLSQLAPALPPFGALAGLDLGTKTIGVAVSDGLQSVATPLQTIRRSKFTADAEALEAILTARDIRAIVLGLPLNMDGSEGPRVQSTRAFARNLARRIDTPITYWDERLSTVAAERALLEADTSRKRRSEVIDHVAAGYILQGALDRLRHLRAET from the coding sequence ATGATCCACGATGATCTGAGCCAACTGGCCCCTGCCCTGCCCCCGTTCGGCGCGCTTGCCGGGCTGGACCTGGGCACAAAGACAATTGGCGTCGCCGTGTCGGACGGACTGCAAAGCGTGGCGACCCCGCTGCAGACCATCCGGCGCAGCAAGTTCACCGCCGATGCCGAAGCCTTGGAGGCGATCCTGACCGCACGCGACATCCGCGCGATCGTCCTTGGCCTGCCCCTGAACATGGACGGCAGCGAAGGTCCGCGCGTCCAATCCACCCGCGCCTTTGCCCGCAACCTGGCCCGCCGGATCGACACGCCGATCACCTATTGGGATGAACGTCTGTCCACCGTCGCCGCGGAACGGGCCCTGTTGGAGGCCGATACATCCCGCAAACGCCGGTCCGAAGTCATCGACCACGTTGCCGCGGGCTACATTCTGCAAGGCGCGCTGGACCGCCTGCGCCACCTGAGGGCCGAAACATGA
- the dusA gene encoding tRNA dihydrouridine(20/20a) synthase DusA, producing the protein MTSDVRKDPCAASRLSVAPMMDWTDRHCRAFHRGMSRQVLLYTEMVTSAALVRGGAAHLLDFDAKEHPVALQLGGSNPEELSRATEMAVARGYAEVNLNVGCPSDRVQSGSFGAVLMEQPALVADCLRAMRMAAGDVPVTVKCRIGVDDQDPAQVLPDFLAHVHDAGVTRATVHARKAWLKGLSPKENRDIPPLDYPLVHAMVARFPDMHLSINGGILTLDDAEAQLAHMDGVMVGRAAYHDPAEILLRADSRIFGTDDPCPDRTAAALAMVSHIETHLDQGGKLGQVTRHMLGLFNGLPGARQWRRTLSEGATRPGAGIEVLHEALGRVQDLAA; encoded by the coding sequence ATGACGTCTGATGTGAGAAAAGATCCCTGTGCGGCGTCACGCCTGTCTGTTGCGCCTATGATGGATTGGACCGACCGCCATTGTCGTGCGTTCCATCGGGGCATGTCCAGACAGGTGCTGCTCTATACCGAGATGGTGACCTCGGCGGCGTTGGTGCGGGGCGGGGCGGCTCACTTGTTGGATTTCGACGCCAAGGAACATCCCGTCGCACTGCAACTGGGCGGCTCGAACCCGGAGGAGCTTTCGCGGGCGACCGAAATGGCCGTCGCGCGCGGCTATGCCGAGGTCAACCTGAACGTCGGTTGCCCGTCCGACAGGGTTCAATCCGGGTCCTTCGGGGCTGTCCTGATGGAACAGCCCGCCCTTGTTGCCGACTGTCTGCGCGCGATGCGTATGGCTGCGGGGGACGTGCCGGTGACCGTCAAATGCCGGATCGGTGTGGACGATCAGGACCCGGCCCAGGTGCTACCGGACTTTCTGGCGCATGTGCATGACGCAGGGGTGACGCGAGCAACGGTGCATGCGCGCAAGGCTTGGCTCAAGGGGCTGAGCCCGAAGGAGAACCGGGATATTCCGCCGCTGGATTATCCGCTCGTCCACGCCATGGTTGCACGGTTCCCGGATATGCACCTGTCGATCAACGGCGGCATCCTGACGCTGGACGATGCAGAGGCACAGCTTGCGCATATGGACGGTGTGATGGTGGGGCGGGCCGCCTATCACGACCCGGCAGAGATCCTGTTGCGGGCCGATAGCCGTATCTTCGGAACCGATGATCCCTGTCCCGACCGAACCGCCGCAGCCCTGGCCATGGTGTCCCACATCGAGACGCACCTGGATCAGGGCGGAAAATTGGGACAGGTCACGCGACACATGTTGGGCTTGTTCAACGGCTTGCCTGGTGCCCGGCAGTGGCGCCGGACCCTGTCCGAAGGCGCGACGCGCCCGGGGGCCGGGATCGAAGTCCTGCACGAGGCCTTGGGCAGGGTGCAGGACCTGGCCGCCTGA
- a CDS encoding DUF1289 domain-containing protein, which produces MTDTPIWTRSEIDSPCINVCVVHPETRLCTGCLRSIDEITDWSRMTPEARAVVMADLPDRAAQHKVRRGGRAARLKR; this is translated from the coding sequence ATGACCGACACGCCGATCTGGACCCGTTCCGAAATCGACAGCCCCTGCATCAATGTCTGCGTGGTCCATCCAGAGACACGGCTGTGCACCGGGTGCCTGCGGTCAATTGACGAAATCACGGATTGGTCGCGGATGACGCCAGAGGCCCGCGCCGTCGTAATGGCAGACCTGCCGGACCGCGCGGCGCAACACAAGGTCCGACGCGGCGGACGGGCCGCCCGGCTAAAGCGCTAG
- the ccmI gene encoding c-type cytochrome biogenesis protein CcmI, with protein sequence MMFWIAAGVLTLACLAVILAALRNPPGTTVAPDVEVYRDQLREVDRDRARGTLAEAEAEAARAEVARRLLAADSAAQTRHTGWQGNVWIGGSLVAVLVLAVTAASYRYLGAPGYPDLPLGVRVETIEAARAARPGQAVAESEIPDQIDDSRPDITEMARQLREILQTRPDDLRGWRLAVQTDSGLGDLEGAWRAQDRVVAILGDQASGDDFALLAELMILAAGGFVSPEAEQALTEALRRDPGNGSARYYAGLMYAQGGRPDLAWPIWRRLVGDSQPDAPWLDPIYAQIEQVSAAAGDPTPLEQLPAPRGPSQDDINAMAELTLEERMSRIEGMVEGLSSRLAADGGPPRDWAQLITAYGVLGRLDAASAIYAEAQQVFAGDQGALDIVAGAADRAGLAK encoded by the coding sequence ATGATGTTCTGGATCGCAGCGGGAGTGCTGACGCTGGCCTGTTTGGCCGTGATCCTGGCCGCCTTGCGCAACCCGCCCGGCACGACCGTCGCCCCCGACGTGGAGGTGTATCGCGACCAGCTGCGCGAAGTGGACCGGGACCGGGCCCGTGGCACCCTGGCCGAAGCCGAAGCCGAAGCCGCCCGCGCAGAGGTCGCGCGCCGCCTGCTGGCCGCAGATAGCGCCGCGCAGACACGCCACACGGGATGGCAAGGAAACGTCTGGATCGGCGGCAGCCTGGTGGCGGTGCTGGTTCTGGCTGTGACCGCGGCCAGCTATCGCTACCTTGGCGCGCCGGGGTATCCGGACCTGCCGCTCGGGGTTCGCGTTGAGACCATCGAAGCCGCCCGCGCCGCCCGTCCAGGCCAGGCCGTTGCCGAAAGCGAAATTCCCGACCAGATCGACGACAGCCGCCCCGATATCACCGAGATGGCGCGACAACTGCGCGAAATCCTGCAGACCCGTCCCGATGACCTGCGCGGTTGGCGGTTGGCGGTGCAGACAGACAGCGGTCTGGGCGATCTGGAAGGCGCCTGGAGAGCGCAGGACAGGGTCGTGGCCATCCTGGGGGATCAGGCCAGCGGCGACGACTTTGCCCTCTTGGCGGAATTGATGATCCTGGCCGCCGGTGGGTTCGTCTCGCCCGAGGCGGAACAGGCCCTGACCGAAGCGTTGCGCCGCGACCCCGGCAACGGGTCGGCGCGGTATTACGCGGGCCTGATGTACGCGCAGGGCGGGCGCCCGGATCTGGCCTGGCCTATCTGGCGGCGTCTGGTGGGCGATAGCCAGCCGGATGCGCCCTGGCTGGACCCCATCTATGCCCAGATCGAGCAGGTCTCTGCCGCTGCGGGCGATCCGACCCCATTGGAGCAATTGCCCGCGCCGCGCGGCCCCTCGCAGGACGACATCAACGCCATGGCCGAATTGACCCTGGAGGAGCGGATGTCCCGGATCGAAGGCATGGTCGAGGGGCTGTCCAGCCGCCTGGCCGCCGACGGCGGGCCGCCGCGTGACTGGGCGCAGTTAATCACCGCCTATGGTGTGTTGGGACGCCTCGACGCCGCCAGTGCGATCTATGCCGAGGCGCAGCAGGTCTTTGCCGGCGATCAGGGCGCGCTCGACATCGTGGCCGGGGCAGCCGATCGCGCAGGGCTTGCCAAATGA